The following are encoded in a window of Streptomyces sp. SAT1 genomic DNA:
- the nuoF gene encoding NADH-quinone oxidoreductase subunit NuoF, with product MTVSTSQGGAARPEAGGGASPEKLLAPVLSAFWDEDRSWTLDVYRRHEGYEGLRKALAMSPDDVIAYVKESGLRGRGGAGFPTGMKWQFIPQGDGKPHYLVVNADESEPGTCKDIPLLYANPHSLIEGIVIACHAIRSSHAFIYLRGEVVPVLRRLHSAVREAYAAGYLGTDVLGSGLDLDITVHAGAGAYICGEETALLDSLEGRRGQPRLRPPFPAVAGLYACPTVVNNVESIASVPAIMNQGKEWFRSMGSEKSPGFTLYSLSGHVASPGQYEAPLGITLRQLLDMSGGMRPGHRLKFWTPGGSSTPMFTEEHLDVPLDYEGVGAAGSMLGTKALQCFDETTCVVRAVTRWTEFYAHESCGKCTPCREGTYWLVQLLRDIEAGKGVMADLDKLNDIADNINGKSFCALGDGAASPIFSSLKYFRAEYEEHITGRGCPFDPARSTVWADQHTEVLA from the coding sequence ATGACCGTGTCCACATCGCAGGGAGGCGCGGCCCGGCCGGAGGCCGGCGGCGGCGCCAGCCCCGAGAAGCTGCTCGCCCCCGTGCTCTCCGCCTTCTGGGACGAGGACCGCTCCTGGACGCTGGACGTCTACCGGCGCCACGAGGGCTACGAAGGACTGCGCAAGGCGCTCGCCATGTCCCCGGACGACGTGATCGCCTACGTCAAGGAGTCCGGACTGCGCGGCCGCGGCGGCGCCGGCTTCCCGACGGGGATGAAGTGGCAGTTCATCCCGCAGGGCGACGGCAAACCGCACTACCTCGTCGTCAACGCCGACGAGTCGGAGCCGGGCACCTGCAAGGACATCCCGCTCCTGTACGCCAACCCGCACAGCCTGATCGAGGGCATCGTCATCGCCTGCCACGCCATCAGGTCGTCGCACGCCTTCATCTATCTGCGCGGCGAGGTCGTCCCCGTGCTGCGGCGGCTGCACTCCGCCGTGCGCGAGGCGTACGCGGCCGGCTACCTCGGGACGGACGTCCTGGGCAGCGGACTCGACCTCGACATCACCGTGCACGCGGGCGCGGGCGCGTACATCTGCGGCGAGGAGACCGCGCTGCTGGACTCGCTCGAAGGCCGCCGCGGACAGCCGCGGCTGCGTCCCCCCTTCCCGGCCGTCGCGGGCCTGTACGCGTGCCCCACTGTCGTGAACAACGTCGAATCCATCGCCTCGGTTCCCGCCATCATGAACCAGGGCAAGGAGTGGTTCCGGTCGATGGGCAGCGAGAAGTCCCCGGGCTTCACGCTCTACTCGCTCAGCGGCCATGTCGCGAGCCCCGGCCAGTACGAGGCACCGCTCGGCATCACCCTGCGCCAGCTCCTGGACATGAGCGGCGGGATGCGCCCCGGGCACCGGCTGAAGTTCTGGACCCCGGGCGGCTCCTCCACCCCCATGTTCACCGAGGAACACCTCGACGTCCCCCTCGACTACGAGGGCGTCGGCGCCGCCGGGTCCATGCTCGGCACCAAGGCGCTCCAGTGCTTCGACGAGACGACCTGCGTGGTGCGGGCCGTCACCCGGTGGACCGAGTTCTACGCCCACGAGTCCTGCGGCAAGTGCACACCCTGCCGCGAGGGCACGTACTGGCTCGTGCAGCTGCTGCGGGACATCGAGGCCGGCAAGGGCGTCATGGCCGACCTCGACAAGCTGAACGACATCGCCGACAACATCAACGGCAAGTCCTTCTGCGCCCTCGGCGACGGCGCGGCCTCCCCCATCTTCTCCTCCCTGAAGTACTTCCGCGCGGAGTACGAGGAGCACATCACGGGCCGCGGCTGCCCCTTCGACCCCGCCCGGTCGACGGTCTGGGCGGACCAGCACACGGAGGTGCTCGCATGA
- a CDS encoding NADH-quinone oxidoreductase subunit G has protein sequence MTVTTNAPSSGGAAAPPPDDLVTLTIDGVEISVPKGTLVIRAAEQLGIEIPRFCDHPLLDPAGACRQCIVEVEGQRKPMASCTITCTDGMVVKTQLTSPVAEKAQHGVMELLLINHPLDCPVCDKGGECPLQNQAMSHGNADSRFEGKKRTYEKPVPISAQVLLDRERCVLCARCTRFSNQVAGDPMIELIERGALQQVGTGEGDPFESYFSGNTIQICPVGALTSAAYRFRSRPFDLVSSHSVCEHCAGGCATRTDHRRGKVMRRLAANDPEVNEEWICDKGRFGFRYAQLKDRLTTPLVRNPEGDLVAASWPEALEIAAQGLLASRGRTGVLTGGRLTVEDAYAYSKFARVALDTNDIDFRARVHSGEEADFLAARVAGHGRDVDGTGVTYTALEQAPAVLLAGFESEEEAPGVFLRLRKAWRRHGQRVFSLATHATRGLEKAGGTLLPAAPGTETEWLDALAGGVGLEGDGSRAAEALRAEGAVIVVGERLAAVAGGLTAAVRAATATGARLVWIPRRAGERGAIEAGALPSLLPGGRPATDPRARDEVAALWGVAALPHRYGRDTGQILAAAADGELQALLVAGVEVADLPDPARARAALAEAGFLVSLELRPGEVTEHADVVLPVAAVAEKAGSFLNWEGRVRFFEAALKPEQMTRRLAPTDLRVLQMLADAMDVHLGLPDLRTAHAELDRLGAWSGARAADPRESGGVLPRPAAGEAVLAGHRLLLDQGLLQEGDDALAGTRHAARARVSAATAAEAGVAAGDLLAVTGPAGTTAFPLEVTEMPDRVVWLPLNSAGAGVAADTGAQPGSLVRIGPAPRAAGALEEVEA, from the coding sequence ATGACCGTGACCACCAACGCCCCCTCCTCGGGCGGCGCGGCGGCACCCCCGCCGGACGACCTCGTGACGCTGACGATCGACGGCGTCGAGATCAGCGTGCCCAAGGGCACCCTGGTCATCCGGGCCGCCGAACAGCTCGGCATCGAGATCCCCCGGTTCTGCGACCACCCGCTGCTCGACCCGGCCGGCGCCTGCCGCCAGTGCATCGTCGAGGTCGAGGGCCAGCGCAAGCCCATGGCGTCCTGCACCATCACCTGCACCGACGGCATGGTGGTCAAGACCCAGCTGACCTCGCCGGTCGCCGAGAAGGCCCAGCACGGTGTGATGGAGCTGCTGCTCATCAACCACCCGCTGGACTGCCCGGTCTGCGACAAGGGCGGCGAGTGCCCGCTGCAGAACCAGGCCATGTCGCACGGCAACGCCGACTCCCGCTTCGAGGGGAAGAAGCGGACGTACGAGAAGCCGGTGCCGATCTCCGCGCAGGTGCTGCTGGACCGCGAGCGGTGCGTGCTGTGCGCCCGCTGCACCCGCTTCTCCAACCAGGTCGCCGGCGACCCGATGATCGAACTGATCGAGCGCGGCGCGCTCCAGCAGGTCGGCACCGGCGAGGGCGACCCGTTCGAGTCGTACTTCTCCGGCAACACCATCCAGATCTGCCCGGTCGGCGCGCTCACCTCGGCCGCGTACCGCTTCCGCTCGCGCCCCTTCGACCTGGTCTCCTCGCACTCGGTGTGCGAGCACTGCGCGGGCGGCTGCGCCACCCGCACCGACCACCGGCGGGGCAAGGTCATGCGGCGGCTCGCCGCGAACGACCCCGAGGTCAACGAGGAGTGGATCTGCGACAAGGGCCGCTTCGGGTTCCGCTACGCGCAGCTCAAGGACCGGCTGACCACCCCGCTGGTGCGCAACCCCGAGGGCGACCTGGTCGCCGCGTCCTGGCCGGAGGCCCTGGAGATCGCCGCCCAGGGGCTGCTCGCCTCGCGCGGCCGCACCGGTGTCCTCACCGGCGGCCGGCTCACCGTCGAGGACGCCTACGCGTACAGCAAGTTCGCGCGGGTGGCGCTGGACACCAACGACATCGACTTCCGCGCGCGCGTGCACAGCGGCGAGGAGGCCGACTTCCTGGCCGCCCGCGTCGCCGGGCACGGCCGGGACGTCGACGGCACCGGCGTCACGTACACCGCCCTGGAGCAGGCACCGGCCGTGCTGCTGGCCGGGTTCGAGTCCGAGGAGGAGGCGCCGGGCGTCTTCCTGCGACTGCGCAAGGCGTGGCGTAGGCACGGGCAGCGGGTGTTCTCGCTGGCCACGCACGCCACCCGCGGCCTGGAGAAGGCGGGCGGCACCCTGCTGCCGGCCGCGCCCGGCACCGAGACCGAGTGGCTGGACGCGCTGGCGGGCGGCGTCGGCCTGGAGGGCGACGGCAGCCGGGCCGCCGAGGCGCTGCGCGCCGAGGGCGCGGTCATCGTCGTCGGCGAACGGCTCGCCGCCGTCGCGGGCGGCCTCACCGCCGCCGTCCGGGCCGCCACCGCGACCGGCGCCCGCCTGGTGTGGATCCCGCGCCGGGCCGGGGAGCGCGGCGCGATCGAGGCGGGCGCGCTGCCGTCGCTGCTGCCGGGCGGCCGCCCGGCCACCGACCCGCGCGCGCGGGACGAGGTCGCCGCCCTGTGGGGCGTCGCCGCCCTCCCGCACCGCTACGGCCGCGACACCGGCCAGATCCTGGCCGCCGCCGCGGACGGCGAACTCCAGGCGCTGCTGGTCGCCGGGGTGGAGGTCGCCGACCTGCCCGACCCGGCACGCGCGCGTGCCGCCCTGGCCGAGGCCGGGTTCCTGGTCTCGCTGGAGCTGCGGCCCGGCGAGGTCACCGAGCACGCCGACGTGGTCCTGCCGGTCGCGGCCGTCGCCGAGAAGGCGGGCAGCTTCCTCAACTGGGAGGGCCGGGTGCGCTTCTTCGAGGCCGCGCTCAAGCCCGAGCAGATGACCCGCCGGCTCGCCCCGACCGATCTGCGGGTGCTCCAGATGCTGGCCGACGCCATGGACGTCCACCTGGGCCTGCCGGACCTGCGCACCGCGCACGCCGAGCTGGACCGGCTGGGCGCCTGGAGCGGCGCGCGCGCCGCCGATCCCCGCGAGAGCGGCGGCGTACTGCCGCGGCCCGCCGCCGGGGAGGCCGTGCTCGCCGGGCACCGGCTCCTGCTCGACCAGGGCCTCCTCCAGGAGGGCGACGACGCGCTCGCCGGGACCCGGCACGCCGCACGCGCGCGCGTGTCGGCCGCCACGGCCGCCGAGGCGGGCGTCGCGGCCGGCGATCTGCTCGCCGTGACCGGCCCGGCCGGCACGACCGCGTTCCCGCTGGAGGTCACCGAGATGCCCGACCGGGTGGTGTGGCTCCCGCTGAACTCCGCCGGGGCCGGCGTCGCCGCCGACACCGGGGCGCAGCCCGGCTCCCTCGTCCGTATCGGCCCGGCGCCCCGCGCGGCCGGGGCCCTTGAGGAGGTGGAGGCGTGA
- the nuoH gene encoding NADH-quinone oxidoreductase subunit NuoH produces the protein MNPSLAAENLSMFGTDPWWLVVVKAVFCFAFLMVTVLFSIVWERKVVAWMQLRIGPNRHGPWGMLQSLADGIKLMLKEDVVVKRADKVVYILAPVVAAIPAFMAIAVIPFGPAGNEVSVFGHRTAMQLTDLPIAMLFILAVASVGIYGIVLAGWSSGSTYPLLGGLRSCAQMISYEIAMGAAFASVFLYSGSMSTSAIVEQQHDRWYILLLPVSFILYIVTMVGETNRAPFDMPESEGDLVGGFNTEYSSIKFAMFMLAEYVNMVTVSAVATTLFLGGWRAPWPISTFWEGANHGWWPLLWFVIKVQLLLFFFIWLRGTLPRVRYDQLMKLGWKVLIPVSVVWLMLVATVRTLRNEHYDFADIALYVGGGVLALLVLSFVADLFREKGEKGRAAEGSAAQPPGFDPMAGGFPVPPLPGQELPPVPRRRPRRERELIVSGGTDTVSDGSLDGKEASDG, from the coding sequence GTGAACCCGTCCCTCGCCGCAGAGAACCTGTCGATGTTCGGCACCGACCCGTGGTGGCTGGTCGTCGTCAAGGCGGTGTTCTGCTTCGCCTTCCTGATGGTGACCGTGCTGTTCTCCATCGTGTGGGAGCGCAAGGTCGTCGCCTGGATGCAGCTGCGCATCGGCCCCAACCGGCACGGCCCCTGGGGCATGCTCCAGTCGCTGGCCGACGGCATCAAGCTGATGCTCAAGGAAGACGTCGTCGTCAAACGCGCCGACAAGGTCGTCTACATCCTCGCGCCGGTCGTCGCCGCCATCCCCGCCTTCATGGCGATCGCCGTGATCCCCTTCGGGCCCGCGGGCAACGAGGTGTCGGTCTTCGGCCACCGCACCGCGATGCAGCTGACCGACCTGCCGATCGCCATGCTGTTCATCCTGGCGGTCGCCTCGGTCGGCATCTACGGCATCGTCCTGGCGGGCTGGAGCTCCGGCTCCACCTACCCGCTGCTGGGCGGTCTGCGCTCCTGCGCGCAGATGATCTCCTACGAGATCGCCATGGGCGCCGCGTTCGCCTCGGTGTTCCTGTACTCGGGGTCGATGTCCACCTCGGCCATCGTGGAACAGCAGCACGACCGCTGGTACATCCTGCTGCTGCCGGTCTCCTTCATCCTCTACATCGTCACCATGGTCGGGGAGACCAACCGCGCCCCGTTCGACATGCCGGAGTCCGAGGGCGACCTGGTCGGCGGCTTCAACACCGAGTACTCCTCGATCAAGTTCGCGATGTTCATGCTCGCCGAGTACGTGAACATGGTGACGGTCTCGGCCGTGGCGACGACGCTGTTCCTGGGCGGCTGGCGGGCCCCGTGGCCGATCAGCACCTTCTGGGAGGGCGCCAACCACGGCTGGTGGCCGCTGCTCTGGTTCGTGATCAAGGTGCAGCTGCTGCTGTTCTTCTTCATCTGGCTGCGCGGCACGCTCCCGCGCGTGCGCTACGACCAGCTGATGAAGCTCGGCTGGAAGGTCCTCATCCCGGTCTCCGTGGTCTGGCTGATGCTCGTCGCGACCGTACGGACCCTCAGGAACGAGCACTACGACTTCGCCGACATCGCCCTCTACGTCGGCGGCGGCGTCCTGGCCCTGCTGGTGCTGTCCTTCGTCGCCGACCTGTTCCGCGAGAAGGGCGAGAAGGGCAGGGCGGCGGAGGGGAGCGCCGCGCAGCCGCCCGGGTTCGACCCGATGGCGGGCGGCTTCCCGGTGCCGCCGCTGCCCGGCCAGGAGCTGCCGCCCGTGCCGCGCCGCCGCCCGCGCCGTGAGCGCGAGCTGATTGTCAGTGGTGGCACCGACACTGTCAGTGACGGATCTCTGGATGGAAAGGAGGCGTCCGATGGCTGA
- the nuoI gene encoding NADH-quinone oxidoreductase subunit NuoI, whose protein sequence is MAEEPKGTDPGFQNPVAGFGVTFKAMFKKRLTEQYPEQKKTTAPRFHGRHQLNRHPDGLEKCVGCELCAWACPADAIYVEGADNTDEERYSPGERYGRVYQINYARCILCGLCIEACPTRALTMTNEFELADSSRADLIYTKEQLLAGLDEGMVDTPHAIYPGTDEQDYYRGLVTEAAPGTVRQPAVSKGERIADEEVDA, encoded by the coding sequence ATGGCTGAGGAGCCCAAGGGGACCGACCCCGGTTTCCAGAACCCCGTGGCCGGCTTCGGCGTGACCTTCAAGGCCATGTTCAAGAAGCGGCTGACCGAGCAGTACCCGGAGCAGAAGAAGACCACCGCTCCGCGCTTCCACGGACGGCACCAGCTCAACCGCCATCCGGACGGCCTGGAGAAGTGCGTCGGCTGCGAGCTGTGCGCCTGGGCCTGCCCCGCCGACGCCATCTACGTGGAGGGCGCCGACAACACCGACGAGGAGCGCTACTCCCCGGGCGAGCGCTACGGCCGCGTCTACCAGATCAACTACGCCCGCTGCATCCTGTGCGGGCTGTGCATCGAGGCGTGCCCCACCCGCGCGCTGACGATGACCAACGAGTTCGAACTGGCCGACTCCAGCCGCGCCGACCTCATCTACACCAAGGAGCAGCTGCTCGCCGGGCTCGACGAGGGCATGGTGGACACCCCGCACGCCATCTACCCCGGCACCGACGAACAGGACTACTACCGGGGCCTGGTGACGGAGGCCGCGCCCGGCACGGTGCGCCAGCCGGCCGTCTCCAAGGGCGAGCGGATCGCGGACGAGGAGGTGGACGCATGA
- a CDS encoding NADH-quinone oxidoreductase subunit J — protein MSPELAAYTTSTGEAFQFWVLGTVAVIGALCTVFMKKAVHSALCLAGTMIVLAVFYLANGAYFLGIVQIVVYTGAIMMLFLFVVMLVGVTAADSLKETIKGQRWLALLCGLGFGILLFAGIANASLKDFAGAGKANAGGNVEGLASLIFTRYVFAFELTGALLITATIGAMVLTHRERTERARTQRELSEQRVREGRHVPPLPAPGVYARHNAVDIAGLLPDGTPSELTVSKTLRERGQIRDVSAEALGDLKALEQRAEERLERTETGSAAFKRPEEASK, from the coding sequence ATGAGCCCCGAGCTCGCCGCCTACACCACCTCCACCGGCGAGGCGTTCCAGTTCTGGGTCCTCGGCACCGTCGCGGTGATCGGCGCGCTGTGCACCGTCTTCATGAAGAAGGCCGTGCACAGCGCCCTGTGCCTGGCCGGCACCATGATCGTCCTGGCCGTGTTCTACCTGGCCAACGGCGCCTACTTCCTCGGGATCGTGCAGATCGTCGTCTACACCGGCGCGATCATGATGCTGTTCCTGTTCGTGGTGATGCTCGTCGGCGTGACCGCCGCCGACTCCCTGAAGGAGACCATCAAGGGCCAGCGCTGGCTGGCCCTGCTGTGCGGCCTCGGCTTCGGCATCCTGCTGTTCGCCGGGATCGCCAACGCCTCCCTGAAGGACTTCGCGGGCGCGGGCAAGGCCAACGCCGGCGGCAACGTGGAGGGCCTGGCCTCCCTGATCTTCACCCGGTACGTGTTCGCGTTCGAGCTCACCGGCGCCCTGCTCATCACCGCCACCATCGGCGCCATGGTGCTCACCCACCGCGAGCGCACCGAGCGGGCCAGGACCCAGCGCGAGCTGTCCGAGCAGCGCGTGCGCGAGGGCAGGCACGTACCGCCGCTGCCCGCCCCCGGCGTCTACGCCCGGCACAACGCCGTGGACATCGCGGGCCTGCTGCCCGACGGCACCCCCTCCGAGCTGACGGTCAGCAAGACCCTGCGCGAGCGCGGCCAGATCCGGGACGTCTCGGCCGAGGCGCTGGGCGACCTCAAGGCGCTGGAGCAGCGGGCCGAGGAGCGCCTGGAGCGCACCGAGACCGGCTCGGCGGCCTTCAAGCGGCCCGAGGAGGCGTCGAAGTGA
- the nuoK gene encoding NADH-quinone oxidoreductase subunit NuoK yields MNPVNYLYLAALLFTIGATGVLIRRNAIVVFMCVELMLNACNLAFVVFSRMHGNLDGQIIAFFTMVVAAAEVVVGLAIIVSLFRSRHSASVDDASLMKL; encoded by the coding sequence GTGAATCCCGTCAACTACCTGTACCTCGCCGCCCTGCTGTTCACGATCGGTGCCACCGGCGTCCTCATCCGCCGCAACGCCATCGTGGTCTTCATGTGCGTCGAGCTGATGCTGAACGCCTGCAACCTCGCGTTCGTCGTCTTCTCCCGGATGCACGGCAACCTCGACGGCCAGATCATCGCCTTCTTCACGATGGTCGTCGCCGCGGCGGAGGTCGTGGTCGGACTCGCGATCATCGTGTCGCTGTTCCGTTCCCGCCACTCGGCCTCGGTCGACGACGCCAGCCTGATGAAGCTGTAA
- the nuoL gene encoding NADH-quinone oxidoreductase subunit L, whose protein sequence is MENLIALLIAAPLLGAAVLLVGGRRLDAVGHWIGTLLAGASFVIGLVLFADLLGKGAEHRTVVQHLFSWIPVAGFQADVTFRLDQLSMTFVLLITGVGSLIHLYSIGYMEHDERRRRFFGYLNLFLAAMLLLVLADNYLLLYVGWEGVGLASYLLIGFWQHKPSAATAAKKAFLVNRVGDMGLSIAIMLMFTTFGTFAFGPVLGGAGDASEGKLTAIGLMLLLAACGKSAQVPLQSWLGDAMEGPTPVSALIHAATMVTAGVYLIVRSGAIFNGAPDAQLAVTVVGAVTLLFGAIVGCAKDDIKKALAGSTMSQIGYMVLAAGLGPVGYVFAIMHLVTHGFFKAGLFLGAGSVMHGMNDEVDMRKYGGLRKYMPVTFITFGLGYLAIIGFPGLSGFFSKDKIIEAAFAKGGTEGWILGGAALLGAAITAFYMTRVMLMTFFGEERWHHRPTASPDAPSAEPAAEERGAHAEPHPHESPKSMTVPMIVLAFGSVFGGAFFSVGDRFLHWLEPVTGHSEGDSPLSAAAVTGATMVCLVIGVGIAWAQYGRRPVPAVAPRGSLLTRAARRDLLQDDFNHVVLVRGGEHLTRSLVYVDHTLVDGVVNGTAASVGGLSGRLRRLQNGFARSYAVSMFGGAALLVAATLLMRAV, encoded by the coding sequence GTGGAGAACCTGATTGCGCTGCTGATCGCGGCGCCCCTGCTCGGAGCGGCCGTCCTCCTGGTCGGCGGCCGGCGCCTGGACGCCGTCGGCCACTGGATCGGCACCCTGCTCGCCGGCGCCTCGTTCGTGATCGGCCTGGTCCTCTTCGCCGACCTGCTCGGCAAGGGCGCCGAACACCGCACCGTGGTCCAGCACCTGTTCAGCTGGATCCCGGTGGCCGGCTTCCAGGCGGACGTCACCTTCCGGCTCGACCAGCTGTCGATGACGTTCGTCCTGCTGATCACCGGCGTCGGCTCGCTCATCCACCTGTACTCCATCGGGTACATGGAGCACGACGAGCGGCGCCGCCGCTTCTTCGGCTATCTCAACCTGTTCCTCGCGGCGATGCTGCTGCTCGTCCTCGCCGACAACTACCTGCTGCTGTACGTCGGCTGGGAGGGCGTCGGTCTCGCCTCCTACCTGCTGATCGGCTTCTGGCAGCACAAGCCCAGCGCGGCCACCGCCGCCAAGAAGGCGTTCCTGGTCAACCGCGTCGGCGACATGGGCCTGTCGATCGCGATCATGCTGATGTTCACCACCTTCGGCACCTTCGCCTTCGGCCCGGTGCTGGGCGGCGCGGGCGACGCGAGCGAGGGCAAGCTCACCGCGATCGGCCTGATGCTGCTGCTCGCGGCCTGCGGCAAGTCCGCCCAGGTGCCGCTGCAGTCCTGGCTCGGTGACGCGATGGAGGGCCCGACCCCGGTCTCCGCCCTCATCCACGCCGCCACGATGGTGACCGCGGGCGTCTACCTGATCGTCCGTTCCGGCGCGATCTTCAACGGCGCGCCCGACGCGCAGCTCGCCGTCACCGTGGTCGGCGCGGTCACGCTGCTCTTCGGTGCGATCGTCGGTTGCGCCAAGGACGACATCAAGAAGGCGCTGGCCGGTTCGACGATGTCGCAGATCGGCTACATGGTGCTGGCCGCCGGACTCGGCCCGGTCGGCTATGTCTTCGCGATCATGCACCTGGTGACGCACGGCTTCTTCAAGGCCGGGCTGTTCCTCGGCGCGGGCTCCGTCATGCACGGCATGAACGACGAGGTCGACATGCGCAAGTACGGCGGCCTGCGTAAGTACATGCCGGTCACCTTCATCACCTTCGGCCTCGGCTACCTCGCCATCATCGGCTTCCCGGGCCTGTCCGGCTTCTTCTCCAAGGACAAGATCATCGAGGCGGCCTTCGCCAAGGGCGGCACCGAGGGCTGGATCCTCGGCGGCGCGGCCCTGCTGGGCGCGGCCATCACCGCGTTCTACATGACCCGCGTGATGCTGATGACGTTCTTCGGCGAGGAGCGCTGGCACCACCGGCCCACCGCCTCGCCCGACGCGCCCAGCGCCGAACCGGCGGCCGAGGAGCGCGGCGCGCACGCCGAGCCGCATCCGCACGAGTCCCCGAAGAGCATGACCGTTCCGATGATCGTGCTGGCCTTCGGTTCGGTCTTCGGCGGCGCGTTCTTCAGCGTCGGCGACCGCTTCCTGCACTGGCTGGAGCCGGTCACCGGGCACAGCGAGGGCGACTCGCCGCTCAGTGCCGCCGCCGTCACCGGCGCCACCATGGTCTGCCTGGTGATCGGCGTCGGCATCGCCTGGGCCCAGTACGGGCGCAGGCCCGTCCCGGCCGTCGCCCCGCGTGGCTCGCTGCTCACCCGCGCCGCCCGCCGCGACCTGCTCCAGGACGACTTCAACCACGTCGTCCTGGTCCGCGGCGGCGAACACCTCACCCGGTCGCTCGTGTACGTCGACCACACCCTGGTCGACGGGGTCGTCAACGGCACGGCGGCCTCCGTGGGCGGCCTGTCCGGGCGGCTGCGCCGCCTCCAGAACGGCTTCGCCCGCTCGTACGCGGTCTCGATGTTCGGCGGTGCGGCCCTCCTGGTCGCCGCGACCCTGCTGATGAGGGCGGTCTGA